A region from the Gossypium hirsutum isolate 1008001.06 chromosome A08, Gossypium_hirsutum_v2.1, whole genome shotgun sequence genome encodes:
- the LOC107930514 gene encoding uncharacterized protein produces the protein MAFLMPSPEISTASAKIFSNPTPRHKFLKSCAISKNDDEKVWSRTNARVGVKDAGSTVSGLSQNLRLYVQFSAPVKRGSKPSKEEEEKQDYYVNMGYAIRTLREELPDIFYRELSFDIYRDDIVLKDPLNTFIGIDNYKSFFSALRFHGRIFFKALWLDIVSVWQPMENVIMVRWTIHGIPRVPWESRGRFDGTSEYKLDKKGKIYEHRVDNTALNSPPKFHVLAVEDLIRSIGCPSTPRPTYFEISSASPPEKT, from the exons ATGGCATTTCTCATGCCTTCACCTGAAATTTCCACCGCCTCTGCAAAAATTTTCTCTAACCCTACCCCTCGCCATAAATTCCTCAAGAGCTGCGCGATTTCGAAGAACGACGACGAGAAAGTTTGGTCAAGGACCAACGCTAGGGTCGGTGTTAAAGATGCCGGCAGTACGGTTTCGGGTTTGAGCCAAAACTTGAGGTTGTACGTACAATTTTCGGCTCCGGTGAAGCGAGGATCGAAGCCCAGCAAAGAGGAAGAGGAAAAGCAGGATTATTACGTGAATATGGGTTACGCTATTCGGACCTTGAGAGAGGAGTTACCGGACATCTTCTACAGAGAGCTCAGTTTTGATATTTACAG GGATGATATTGTATTAAAAGATCCTCTCAATACTTTCATCGGAATTGACAATTATAAGTCATTCTTCTCAGCACTGCGATTCCATGGGAGAATATTTTTCAAAGCTCTCTGGCTTGACATTGTCAGTGTATGGCAGCCAATGGAGAATGTCATAATGGTTCGCTGGACCATCCATGGCATTCCACGAGTCCCATGGGAAAGTCGTGGTCGATTTGATGGCACTTCTGAATACAAACTCGACAAGAAGGGAAAAATATATGAGCACCGAGTCGACAACACCGCACTGAATTCACCCCCTAAGTTTCACGTTCTAGCTGTGGAAGATCTAATCCGATCCATAGGTTGCCCCTCAACCCCAAGGCCAACTTACTTCGAGATTTCATCGGCTTCACCTCCagaaaaaacataa
- the LOC107930498 gene encoding BTB/POZ domain-containing protein POB1, which produces MKDQLNSDPTTDMGSRLRHGASGSGSDGDFGFAFNDSNFSDRLLRIEIMGVPSECHPNGEDCTGISDWDHHRKRRREDIKKEIVLDLSLCPEEQILNDNQPDMDDGAGCENQDAEAEAVAMAEEIHSGDEDENRNESSWSMDCSTVLRVKTLHISSPILAAKSPFFYKLFSNGMRESEQRHVTLRINASEEDALLELLNFMYSNTLSVTTAPALLDVLMAADKFEVASCMRYCSWLLHNLPMTPESALLYLDLPSSVLMGEAVQPLTDAAKQYLAARYKDVIKFQEEVMALPLAGIQAILASDDLQIASEDAVYDFVLKWARAQYPKLEDRREVLGSHLAQYIRFPYMTCRKLKKVLTCNDFDQDVASKLVLEALFYKADAPYRQRSLAAEESATSNRRFIERAYKYRPVKVVEFELPRQQCVVYLDLKREECVNLFPSGRVYSQAFHLGGQGFFLSAHCNMDQQSSFHCLGLFLGMQEKGSASFAVDYEFAARLKPTEEFVCKYKGNYTFTGGKAVGYRNLFAVPWTSFVAEDSIYFINGILHLRAELTIRLCS; this is translated from the exons ATGAAAGACCAATTGAATTCGGACCCCACGACGGATATGGGTTCGAGGCTCCGGCATGGAGCCTCTGGCTCCGGCTCCGATGGTGATTTCGGTTTCGCTTTCAACGATAGTAATTTCTCCGACCGGCTTCTTCGGATCGAGATTATGGGTGTCCCATCGGAGTGTCACCCTAATGGTGAAGATTGCACCGGTATCTCCGATTGGGACCACCACCGCAAAAGGCGCCGGGAGGATATCAAGAAGGAAATCG TTTTGGATCTTAGTTTATGTCCTGAGGAGCAGATTTTAAATGATAACCAGCCTGATATGGATGATGGTGCTGGCTGTGAAAATCAAGATGCAGAGGCAGAGGCTGTGGCAATGGCTGAAGAAATACATTCAG GTGATGAAGATGAAAATAGAAATGAATCAAGTTGGAGCATGGATTGTTCTACAGTTCTGAGAGTTAAAACATTGCATATCAGCTCTCCCATTTTAGCAGCGAAAAGTCCATTCTTCTACAAG CTTTTCTCAAATGGGATGAGGGAATCAGAGCAACGGCATGTAACCTTAAGAATCAATGCCTCCG AGGAAGATGCCCTTTTGGAGCTTTTGAATTTTATGTATAGCAACACCTTATCTGTCACTACAGCTCCAGCCTTGCTTGATGTGTTGATGGCTGCTGACAAATTTGAGGTTGCCTCATGCATGAGATATTGCAGTTGGTTATTACACAATTTGCCTATGACACCAGAATCAGCTCTGCTTTATTTGGATCTTCCGTCGAGTGTATTAATGGGTGAAGCTGTCCAACCTTTGACTGATGCCGCAAAGCAGTATCTCGCTGCCCGTTACAAGGACGTGATCAA GTTCCAAGAAGAGGTAATGGCTTTGCCACTAGCTGGGATCCAGGCAATATTGGCCAGTGATGATCTTCAGATTGCATCCGAAGATGCGGTGTATGATTTCGTGTTGAAGTGGGCCAGGGCTCAATACCCAAAACTAGAAGACCGAAGAGAAGTGCTTGGTTCACACCTTGCGCAATATATTCGTTTCCCTTACATGACTTGCCGGAAACTTAAGAAGGTATTAACATGTAACGATTTTGATCAAGACGTTGCATCGAAACTTGTGCTCGAGGCCCTCTTTTACAAGGCTGATGCCCCATATAGACAACGAAGCTTGGCTGCAGAGGAATCTGCAACCTCAAACCGTCGATTCATTGAGCGAGCTTACAAATATCGACCCGTTAAGGTAGTGGAATTCGAACTTCCTCGTCAGCAATGTGTCGTGTACCTTGACTTGAAGAGGGAGGAATGTGTAAACTTGTTCCCATCCGGACGAGTCTATTCTCAGGCATTCCACCTAGGGGGACAAGGTTTCTTCCTATCAGCACATTGTAACATGGACCAACAAAGCTCTTTCCATTGCTTGGGGTTGTTTTTAGGAATGCAGGAAAAGGGCTCCGCTAGTTTCGCGGTGGACTACGAATTCGCAGCAAGATTAAAGCCGACAGAAGAGTTTGTTTGTAAATACAAAGGGAACTACACATTCACCGGCGGCAAGGCGGTTGGCTACAGGAATTTATTCGCTGTACCTTGGACATCTTTCGTGGCAGAAGATAGTATTTACTTTATAAATGGTATCCTCCATCTTAGGGCTGAGTTAACTATCAGATTGTGTTCCTGA